In Notamacropus eugenii isolate mMacEug1 chromosome 1, mMacEug1.pri_v2, whole genome shotgun sequence, one genomic interval encodes:
- the MOB1A gene encoding MOB kinase activator 1A: protein MSFLFSSRSSKTFKPKKNIPEGSHQYELLKHAEATLGSGNLRQAVMLPEGEDLNEWIAVNTVDFFNQINMLYGTITEFCTEASCPVMSAGPRYEYHWADGTNIKKPVKCSAPKYIDYLMTWVQDQLDDETLFPSKIGVPFPKNFMSVAKTILKRLFRVYAHIYYQHFDAVMQLQEEAHLNTSFKHFIFFVQEFNLIDRRELAPLQELIEKLGSKDR, encoded by the exons ATGAGCTTCCTCTT TAGTAGCCGGTCCTCCAAGACCTTTAAACCCAAGAAGAACATCCCAGAAGGCTCCCATCAGTATGAGCTCCTCAAGCACGCGGAAGCCACTCTGGGAAGCGGGAACCTGCGGCAAGCTGTCATGCTGCCCGAAGGCGAGGACCTCAATGAGTGGATCGCTGTCAACA CTGTGGATTTCTTTAACCAGATCAATATGCTGTATGGGACAATCACTGAATTTTGCACCGAAGCAAGCTGCCCAGTGATGTCTGCAGGCCCCAG ATATGAATACCACTGGGCTGACGGCACCAACATCAAGAAGCCAGTTAAATGTTCCGCTCCCAAGTACATCGACTACCTGATGACATGGGTCCAGGACCAGCTGGATGATGAGACACTTTTCCCATCCAAGATTG GGGTGCCGTTCCCCAAGAACTTCATGTCGGTGGCCAAGACTATCCTGAAGCGCTTGTTCCGGGTCTACGCACACATCTACTACCAGCACTTTGATGCGGTAATGCAGCTCCAGGAGGAGGCGCACCTCAACACCTCCTTCAAGCACTTCATCTTTTTTGTGCAG gagttcaaTCTGATTGACCGACGTGAGCTGGCCCCTCTTCAGGAACTGATTGAGAAGCTCGGCTCCAAGGACAGATAG